A window of Diospyros lotus cultivar Yz01 chromosome 14, ASM1463336v1, whole genome shotgun sequence contains these coding sequences:
- the LOC127791053 gene encoding E3 ubiquitin-protein ligase SIS3, translating to MAIRGVDFKWYDGFFLSMLATSIIIVAINWKRYHLCTYPLHIWIVVDYTTVFVFRLLMFVDNGLAAGMGLDYGWQQRYARFCGRVVVLSILSLLLYPFLWAWTIIGTLWFTSAKNCLPEEGQKWGFLIWLLFSYCGLICIACMSVGKWLTRRQAHLLRAQQGIPVSEYGVLVDMIRVPDWAFEAGQEMRGMGQEGAAYHPGLYLTPAQREAVEALIQELPKFRLKAVPTDCSECPICLEEFHVGNEVRGLPCAHNFHVECIDEWLRLNVKCPRCRCSVFPNLDLSALSNIRPDSERTSASVVTTSRYVSTQPSSQSYLLRLQGLLRPVRTENAGPGSDAADVALETAENGGLPVPVPTRNSEEGGGRPVVDELSQPHPASPRS from the exons ATGGCGATTCGAGGCGTCGATTTCAAGTG GTACGATGGGTTTTTCCTGTCAATGCTCGCGACAAGTAT AATAATTGTGGCGATCAATTGGAAGCGCTACCATCTCTGTACATACCCTTTGCACATATGGATTGTG GTTGACTACACTACCGTGTTTGTTTTTCGGCTCTTAATGTTCGTAGATAATGGGCTCGCTGCTGGTATGGGATT GGATTATGGATGGCAGCAGAGGTATGCACGTTTTTGTGGCAGAGTTGTGGTTCTTTCAATTCTTTCTCTGCTACTCTATCCATTTTTGTGGGCTTGGACTATCATTGGTACCTTGTGGTTCACCAGTGCAAAAAATTGT CTGCCTGAAGAAGGTCAGAAGTGGGGGTTCCTTATTTGGTTGCTGTTCAGCTACTGTGGACTCATTTGTATTGCTTGCATGTCCGTGGGAAAG TGGCTGACACGAAGACAAGCACACTTGCTACGGGCTCAACAGGGCATCCCCGTTTCAGAATATGGG GTGTTGGTTGACATGATCCGGGTGCCAGATTGGGCATTTGAAGCTGGCCAAGAGATGAGAGGCATGGGCCAAGAGGGTGCTGCATATCATCCAGGGCTATACTTGACTCCAGCTCAG AGAGAAGCAGTAGAGGCACTAATTCAGGAGCTTCCAAAGTTCAGGCTGAAGGCTGTTCCCACCGATTGCAGTGAATGCCCCATCTGTCTAGAAGAGTTCCATGTGGGAAATGAG GTTCGTGGCCTGCCGTGTGCGCACAATTTCCACGTCGAGTGCATCGACGAGTGGCTCCGTCTGAATGTGAAGTGCCCCCGGTGCCGCTGTTCAGTTTTCCCGAACCTCGACCTCAGTGCACTGTCCAACATCCGGCCCGACTCTGAACGGACATCTGCCAGTGTTGTGACGACCAGCCGCTATGTGAGTACCCAACCTTCTAGCCAGAGTTATCTCTTAAGACTGCAAGGTTTGCTTCGACCAGTGCGTACAGAAAATGCAGGGCCCGGCAGCGATGCTGCAGATGTTGCCTTGGAAACAGCGGAGAATGGAGGTCTTCCAGTGCCAGTGCCGACTCGAAACTCTGAGGAGGGGGGTGGACGGCCTGTGGTGGATGAGCTCTCGCAGCCTCATCCAGCTTCCCCTCGAAGCTAG
- the LOC127789807 gene encoding CASP-like protein 4A3 isoform X2 produces the protein MPRKQNMAGSTSLEGHEFGSFHSAFGSEASSPESSPQHGRGQALAMAMAAAAARRVTNRGGDGGGCGQDNEVGGERRPRATESPALKTAEFGLRVLEVALCLISLSVMVADQTQGWSGDSFNRYWEFRYCLAVTIIGFAYSGLQACALAVHIVVGKRLISNHPRHLLEFAMDQTVAYLLISASSAAATRAEDWVSNWGKDEFTQKASASIAMSFLAFAAFSLTSIISASHIFS, from the exons ATGCCCAGGAAACAGAATATGGCGGGATCAACGTCGCTGGAGGGTCACGAATTCGGCTCCTTCCACTCCGCCTTCGGTTCCGAGGCTTCGTCGCCGGAGAGCTCACCCCAACATGGGAGGGGACAGGCgttggcgatggcgatggcggcggcggcggcacgGCGTGTGACGAATAGGGGTGGCGATGGCGGTGGCTGTGGGCAAGACAATGAGGTGGGCGGGGAGAGGAGGCCGAGGGCCACAGAATCGCCGGCTTTGAAGACGGCAGAGTTTGGGTTGAGGGTTTTGGAGGTGGCGCTGTGCTTGATCTCGTTGTCGGTGATGGTTGCCGACCAGACTCAGGGATGGAGCGGCGACTCTTTTAACCGTTACTGGGAATTCAG GTACTGCCTGGCGGTGACAATAATAGGATTCGCATATTCAGGACTTCAAGCATGTGCCTTGGCCGTTCATATAGTCGTTGGAAAGCGCTTAATTTCTAATCACCCTCGACATCTTTTAGAATTTGCAATGGATCAG ACGGTGGCATATCTTCTGATCTCAGCCTCATCAGCAGCAGCCACAAGGGCAGAGGATTGGGTGTCAAATTGGGGAAAGGATGAGTTCACACAGAAGGCCTCTGCTTCCATTGCCATGTCCTTCTTGGCTTTTGCTGCCTTCTCCCTCACCTCTATCATTTCTGCTTCTCACATCTTCTCTTAA
- the LOC127791112 gene encoding serine/threonine/tyrosine-protein kinase HT1-like: MKRFHWFKQISNNGKLERRLSLGEYKRAVSWSKYLVSSGAEIKGGGEEQWSADMSELYIGNKFASGRHSRVYRGVYKQRDVAIKLVSQPEEDGDLAAMLEKQFSSEVALLFPLRHPNIITFVAACKKPPVFCIITEYLAGGSLRKYLHQQEPYSLPLNLVLKLALDIAHGMQYLHSQGILHRDLKSENLLLGEDMCLKVADFGISCLESQCGSAKGFTGTYRWMAPEMIREKHHTKKVDVYSFGIVLWELMTALVPFDNMTPEQAAFAVCQKNARPPLPSTCPVALRRLINRCWSSNPHKRPHFEEIVTILESYSTSLEQDPEFFVSFNPSSDGHALSRYLPKCIAAHTSC, encoded by the exons ATGAAGAGGTTTCACTGGTTCAAGCAAATCTCCAACAATGGCAAGCTGGAGCGGCGGCTGTCGCTCGGCGAGTACAAGCGAGCGGTGTCGTGGTCCAAGTACTTGGTGTCGTCCGGCGCCGAGATCAAGGGCGGTGGCGAGGAGCAGTGGAGCGCCGACATGTCGGAGCTCTACATCGGGAACAAATTCGCGTCCGGCCGGCACAGTAGAGTTTACAGAGGGGTGTATAAGCAGAGGGATGTGGCGATTAAGCTCGTCAGCCAGCCGGAGGAGGACGGCGACTTGGCGGCGATGCTCGAGAAGCAGTTCAGCTCGGAGGTCGCTTTGCTTTTCCCGCTGCGCCATCCCAACATCATCACT TTTGTTGCAGCATGTAAGAAGCCTCCTGTGTTCTGTATCATCACTGAGTACTTGGCAGGGGGATCCCTGAGAAAATACCTTCATCAGCAGGAGCCTTATTCACTTCCTCTCAACTTAGTTCTGAAGTTGGCCCTTGATATAGCGCATGGCATGCAATATCTTCATTCTCAGGGAATACTTCACAGGGACCTAAAATCAGAAAATTTGTTGCTTGGGGAAGATATGTGCCTTAAGGTAGCAGATTTTGGAATCTCATGCTTGGAGTCTCAATGCGGCAGTGCAAAGGGATTTACAGGTACTTATCGTTGGATGGCTCCAGAAATGATCAGAGAAAAACATCATACAAAGAAAGTTGATGTTTACAGTTTTGGCATAGTCCTCTGGGAGCTTATGACTGCCTTGGTTCCATTTGACAATATGACTCCTGAACAGGCTGCATTTGCAGTCTGCCAAAAG AATGCAAGACCGCCATTGCCATCCACGTGCCCGGTGGCACTAAGGCGCCTCATCAACCGCTGCTGGTCCAGCAATCCCCACAAGCGGCCCCATTTTGAGGAGATCGTTACCATCCTCGAGAGCTACTCAACCTCTCTCGAGCAAGATCCCGAATTCTTTGTGTCCTTCAACCCTTCTTCTGACGGCCACGCTCTTTCACGGTACCTGCCAAAGTGTATTGCTGCCCACACATCTTGTTAG
- the LOC127789807 gene encoding CASP-like protein 4A3 isoform X1, with the protein MPRKQNMAGSTSLEGHEFGSFHSAFGSEASSPESSPQHGRGQALAMAMAAAAARRVTNRGGDGGGCGQDNEVGGERRPRATESPALKTAEFGLRVLEVALCLISLSVMVADQTQGWSGDSFNRYWEFRILIPTYRILSRRVSWEATLGLLFRLLSSPIFLLHRRYCLAVTIIGFAYSGLQACALAVHIVVGKRLISNHPRHLLEFAMDQTVAYLLISASSAAATRAEDWVSNWGKDEFTQKASASIAMSFLAFAAFSLTSIISASHIFS; encoded by the exons ATGCCCAGGAAACAGAATATGGCGGGATCAACGTCGCTGGAGGGTCACGAATTCGGCTCCTTCCACTCCGCCTTCGGTTCCGAGGCTTCGTCGCCGGAGAGCTCACCCCAACATGGGAGGGGACAGGCgttggcgatggcgatggcggcggcggcggcacgGCGTGTGACGAATAGGGGTGGCGATGGCGGTGGCTGTGGGCAAGACAATGAGGTGGGCGGGGAGAGGAGGCCGAGGGCCACAGAATCGCCGGCTTTGAAGACGGCAGAGTTTGGGTTGAGGGTTTTGGAGGTGGCGCTGTGCTTGATCTCGTTGTCGGTGATGGTTGCCGACCAGACTCAGGGATGGAGCGGCGACTCTTTTAACCGTTACTGGGAATTCAG GATCTTGATACCAACTTATCGAATTCTCTCAAGGAGGGTTTCGTGGGAGGCTACCTTGGGACTTTTATTTCGGCTCTTGAGTAGCCCAATCTTCCTCCTACATCGTAG GTACTGCCTGGCGGTGACAATAATAGGATTCGCATATTCAGGACTTCAAGCATGTGCCTTGGCCGTTCATATAGTCGTTGGAAAGCGCTTAATTTCTAATCACCCTCGACATCTTTTAGAATTTGCAATGGATCAG ACGGTGGCATATCTTCTGATCTCAGCCTCATCAGCAGCAGCCACAAGGGCAGAGGATTGGGTGTCAAATTGGGGAAAGGATGAGTTCACACAGAAGGCCTCTGCTTCCATTGCCATGTCCTTCTTGGCTTTTGCTGCCTTCTCCCTCACCTCTATCATTTCTGCTTCTCACATCTTCTCTTAA